The Etheostoma spectabile isolate EspeVRDwgs_2016 unplaced genomic scaffold, UIUC_Espe_1.0 scaffold00004397, whole genome shotgun sequence genome includes a region encoding these proteins:
- the LOC116677117 gene encoding gastrula zinc finger protein XlCGF57.1 isoform X10 encodes MCKVQMLRALVEQRLTAAAEEIFGLFERTIAEYEEELCRSKEENERQRELLDAVFNPQLRVHRADDKKQIVIKEEQQEPEPPLHIKEEQEELWSSQEGEQLQELEEADITKFPFTPVPVKSEDDEEEGFHRRQTEHMETEAYGEDAARNSQPHPLFHPETGDSVDSDFWKESRERLSALKSLDDDGWNNDRKSFSCSECGKIFGKFWCLRRHVRIHSGEKSSVSQPGGRTVIKEDEPEAPPHIKEEEEELFPFTPVPVEREEDEEKGRPQRQAEHTKTETEDSVDSDFWKETREPQSSLNSLLKDEEVPVSEERRKTDKKSLGCSECGKRFGAVGDLNRHMRIHTGEKPFSCSVCCRRFLSSTHLKTHMRTHTGEKPFSCLFCDKRFRHSGNLTAHMNIHTGEKRFSCSVCDKTFTWRQQVKKHKCVQSPQLHRRQSDEKTADF; translated from the exons atgtgtaaagtccagatgctgagagcgttggtggagcagcgactaactgcggctgctgaagagatatttgggctgtttgaaagaacgatagcagagtacgaggaggaactTTGTCGTTCAAAAGAGGAGAACGAGCGACAACGGGAACTACTGGACGCTGTTTTCAACCCTCAGCTCCGGGTCCACAGAGCAG ACGACAAAAAACAGATTGTTATtaaagaggagcagcaggagccagagccccccctacacattaaagaggagcaggaggaactgtggagcagtcaggagggagagcagcttcaagagctggaggaggctgatatcaccaagttcccattcactcctgtccctgtgaagagtgaagatgatgaagaggaag GGTTTCACCGGAGACAGACtgaacacatggaaacagaagcttATGGAGAGGATGCAGCCAGGAACTCCCAGCCACACCCGCTGTTCCATCCAGAGACTGGAGACAGTGTGGATAGTGACTTCTGGAAGGAGAGCAGAGAACGTCTGTCAGCTTTGAAGTCCCTGGATGATGATGGTTGGAACaatgacagaaaatcattcagctgctctgagtgtgggaaaATATTTGGCAAGTTCTGGTGTCTGAGGAGACATGTAAGAATCCACTCTGGAGAAAAGTCCTCCGTGTCCCAGCCGGGAGGAAGAACAG TGATTAAAGAAGACGAGCCGgaggcccccccacacattaaagaggaagaggaggaactGTTCCCATTCACCCCTGTCCCCGTGGAGAGGGAAGAGGATGAAGAGAAAG GGCGTCCTCAGAGACAGGctgaacacacaaaaacagagactgaagacagcGTTGATAGTGATTtctggaaggagaccagagagccTCAGTCCAGTTTGAACTCTCTTCTGAAAGATGAGGAAGTCCCCGTCAGTGAAGAGAGGCGAAAAACGGACAAGAAATCTTTGGGCTGCTCCGAGTGTGGGAAAAGATTTGGCGCCGTCGGAGATCTGAACcgacacatgagaatccacacggGAGAGAAACCGTTCAGCTGCTCCGTCTGCTGCAGAAGGTTTCTGAGCAGCACGCATCTGAAGACGCACATGCggactcacacaggagagaaaccctTCAGCTGCTTGTTCTGCGACAAACGATTCAGACACTCGGGGAATCTGACGGCGCACATGAACATCCACACGGGAGAGAAACGCTTCAGCTGCAGCGTCTGTGACAAGACATTCACCTGGCGGCAACAggtcaaaaaacacaaatgtgttcAGTCGCCGCAGCTTCATCGGAGACAGAGTGACGAGAAGACGGCGGatttttaa
- the LOC116677117 gene encoding zinc finger protein 135 isoform X9, with protein sequence MCKVQMLRALVEQRLTAAAEEIFGLFERTIAEYEEELCRSKEENERQRELLDAVFNPQLRVHRAALAQDDKKQIVIKEEQQEPEPPLHIKEEQEELWSSQEGEQLQELEEADITKFPFTPVPVKSEDDEEEGFHRRQTEHMETEAYGEDAARNSQPHPLFHPETGDSVDSDFWKESRERLSALKSLDDDGWNNDRKSFSCSECGKIFGKFWCLRRHVRIHSGEKSSVSQPGGRTVIKEDEPEAPPHIKEEEEELFPFTPVPVEREEDEEKGRPQRQAEHTKTETEDSVDSDFWKETREPQSSLNSLLKDEEVPVSEERRKTDKKSLGCSECGKRFGAVGDLNRHMRIHTGEKPFSCSVCCRRFLSSTHLKTHMRTHTGEKPFSCLFCDKRFRHSGNLTAHMNIHTGEKRFSCSVCDKTFTWRQQVKKHKCVQSPQLHRRQSDEKTADF encoded by the exons atgtgtaaagtccagatgctgagagcgttggtggagcagcgactaactgcggctgctgaagagatatttgggctgtttgaaagaacgatagcagagtacgaggaggaactTTGTCGTTCAAAAGAGGAGAACGAGCGACAACGGGAACTACTGGACGCTGTTTTCAACCCTCAGCTCCGGGTCCACAGAGCAG CTTTGGCTCAAGACGACAAAAAACAGATTGTTATtaaagaggagcagcaggagccagagccccccctacacattaaagaggagcaggaggaactgtggagcagtcaggagggagagcagcttcaagagctggaggaggctgatatcaccaagttcccattcactcctgtccctgtgaagagtgaagatgatgaagaggaag GGTTTCACCGGAGACAGACtgaacacatggaaacagaagcttATGGAGAGGATGCAGCCAGGAACTCCCAGCCACACCCGCTGTTCCATCCAGAGACTGGAGACAGTGTGGATAGTGACTTCTGGAAGGAGAGCAGAGAACGTCTGTCAGCTTTGAAGTCCCTGGATGATGATGGTTGGAACaatgacagaaaatcattcagctgctctgagtgtgggaaaATATTTGGCAAGTTCTGGTGTCTGAGGAGACATGTAAGAATCCACTCTGGAGAAAAGTCCTCCGTGTCCCAGCCGGGAGGAAGAACAG TGATTAAAGAAGACGAGCCGgaggcccccccacacattaaagaggaagaggaggaactGTTCCCATTCACCCCTGTCCCCGTGGAGAGGGAAGAGGATGAAGAGAAAG GGCGTCCTCAGAGACAGGctgaacacacaaaaacagagactgaagacagcGTTGATAGTGATTtctggaaggagaccagagagccTCAGTCCAGTTTGAACTCTCTTCTGAAAGATGAGGAAGTCCCCGTCAGTGAAGAGAGGCGAAAAACGGACAAGAAATCTTTGGGCTGCTCCGAGTGTGGGAAAAGATTTGGCGCCGTCGGAGATCTGAACcgacacatgagaatccacacggGAGAGAAACCGTTCAGCTGCTCCGTCTGCTGCAGAAGGTTTCTGAGCAGCACGCATCTGAAGACGCACATGCggactcacacaggagagaaaccctTCAGCTGCTTGTTCTGCGACAAACGATTCAGACACTCGGGGAATCTGACGGCGCACATGAACATCCACACGGGAGAGAAACGCTTCAGCTGCAGCGTCTGTGACAAGACATTCACCTGGCGGCAACAggtcaaaaaacacaaatgtgttcAGTCGCCGCAGCTTCATCGGAGACAGAGTGACGAGAAGACGGCGGatttttaa
- the LOC116677117 gene encoding zinc finger protein 449 isoform X11 — MCKVQMLRALVEQRLTAAAEEIFGLFERTIAEYEEELCRSKEENERQRELLDAVFNPQLRVHRAVIKEDEPEAPPHIKEEEEELFPFTPVPVEREEDEEKGRPQRQAEHTKTETEDSVDSDFWKETREPQSSLNSLLKDEEVPVSEERRKTDKKSLGCSECGKRFGAVGDLNRHMRIHTGEKPFSCSVCCRRFLSSTHLKTHMRTHTGEKPFSCLFCDKRFRHSGNLTAHMNIHTGEKRFSCSVCDKTFTWRQQVKKHKCVQSPQLHRRQSDEKTADF; from the exons atgtgtaaagtccagatgctgagagcgttggtggagcagcgactaactgcggctgctgaagagatatttgggctgtttgaaagaacgatagcagagtacgaggaggaactTTGTCGTTCAAAAGAGGAGAACGAGCGACAACGGGAACTACTGGACGCTGTTTTCAACCCTCAGCTCCGGGTCCACAGAGCAG TGATTAAAGAAGACGAGCCGgaggcccccccacacattaaagaggaagaggaggaactGTTCCCATTCACCCCTGTCCCCGTGGAGAGGGAAGAGGATGAAGAGAAAG GGCGTCCTCAGAGACAGGctgaacacacaaaaacagagactgaagacagcGTTGATAGTGATTtctggaaggagaccagagagccTCAGTCCAGTTTGAACTCTCTTCTGAAAGATGAGGAAGTCCCCGTCAGTGAAGAGAGGCGAAAAACGGACAAGAAATCTTTGGGCTGCTCCGAGTGTGGGAAAAGATTTGGCGCCGTCGGAGATCTGAACcgacacatgagaatccacacggGAGAGAAACCGTTCAGCTGCTCCGTCTGCTGCAGAAGGTTTCTGAGCAGCACGCATCTGAAGACGCACATGCggactcacacaggagagaaaccctTCAGCTGCTTGTTCTGCGACAAACGATTCAGACACTCGGGGAATCTGACGGCGCACATGAACATCCACACGGGAGAGAAACGCTTCAGCTGCAGCGTCTGTGACAAGACATTCACCTGGCGGCAACAggtcaaaaaacacaaatgtgttcAGTCGCCGCAGCTTCATCGGAGACAGAGTGACGAGAAGACGGCGGatttttaa